In a genomic window of Planifilum fimeticola:
- a CDS encoding ROK family transcriptional regulator yields MRHRNAKTSPHQPQVLKQLNKRLILQTIRRRQPVSRAEIAEETTISRTTVSQLTDELLREGWIREVGQGVSGAKGGRKPITLSINDDAAWVVGVDIGGCGTTIALCNLAGQIKQKRTFPSPRTSMLDTLSEQLQRFLSQVDPEIRIIGLGIGAPGITRSSDGVVLSAPALGWTDVPLKRLLEERLGLPVYVDNDVNVAALGECWKGAGKDKQNVIMITVGTGIGCGLVLDGALYRGSGWAAGEIGSMVTDADAVDQWTDPVFAGFGFLESKAGGPGIVRQILGRMEKTDSSSPLRRDADRLTAKEVFDAARKGEPLAKSVVSQSIRHLAAGIINAVVLFDPEVVILGGGLMGSADLMLPKIREAVKRLSPTQPEIRKAQLGSDAGVIGGAALVLKECSEPIGGVL; encoded by the coding sequence ATGCGCCATCGAAACGCAAAGACCTCTCCCCATCAGCCGCAGGTATTGAAGCAGTTGAACAAACGGCTGATTCTTCAAACCATCCGCCGCAGGCAACCGGTATCCCGCGCGGAAATCGCCGAGGAAACGACGATCAGCCGAACTACGGTCTCCCAGCTGACCGACGAACTCCTCCGGGAAGGATGGATCCGGGAAGTGGGACAAGGGGTTTCCGGAGCCAAAGGAGGGCGGAAGCCGATCACCCTTTCGATCAACGATGATGCGGCTTGGGTGGTGGGCGTGGACATCGGAGGATGCGGGACCACGATCGCTCTCTGCAACCTGGCCGGTCAAATCAAGCAAAAGCGGACATTTCCCAGCCCCCGCACCTCCATGTTGGACACCCTCAGCGAGCAGTTACAACGCTTTCTTTCGCAGGTGGATCCGGAAATCCGCATCATCGGATTGGGGATCGGGGCGCCGGGAATCACCCGCTCCTCCGACGGGGTGGTACTGTCCGCCCCGGCCCTGGGTTGGACGGATGTTCCCTTGAAACGGTTGCTTGAAGAACGCCTCGGCCTTCCGGTCTACGTCGACAACGACGTCAATGTGGCGGCTCTGGGAGAGTGTTGGAAAGGAGCGGGTAAGGACAAGCAAAACGTGATCATGATCACTGTCGGCACCGGGATCGGATGCGGCCTGGTCCTGGACGGAGCCCTGTACCGGGGATCCGGATGGGCCGCCGGCGAGATCGGATCGATGGTGACCGATGCCGATGCCGTCGACCAATGGACCGATCCCGTCTTCGCCGGATTCGGTTTCCTGGAGAGCAAGGCGGGAGGCCCCGGCATCGTCCGTCAGATCCTCGGGCGAATGGAGAAAACCGATTCGTCCTCTCCCCTTCGCAGGGATGCCGACCGTCTGACGGCCAAGGAGGTATTCGATGCGGCCCGAAAGGGAGAGCCGCTGGCAAAATCGGTCGTCTCTCAATCCATCCGCCATTTGGCCGCGGGGATCATCAACGCCGTCGTCCTGTTTGATCCGGAAGTGGTCATCCTGGGCGGCGGATTGATGGGATCCGCCGATCTGATGCTGCCGAAGATCCGGGAGGCGGTCAAACGCCTCTCGCCGACTCAACCGGAAATCCGAAAAGCCCAGCTCGGAAGCGACGCCGGTGTGATCGGCGGAGCCGCCCTGGTCCTCAAGGAATGCAGCGAGCCGATCGGCGGCGTCCTTTAA
- a CDS encoding ABC transporter permease, which produces MTFLQFAFNNVYRNSRAYVAYFLSSSFAVMIFFTYLVFIFHPDIVNSEMGALTKAAMTAASYITFVFSFLFVLYSIGAFLKVRMKEFGILTVLGAAGRQLNRLIFLENMIIGTAAVVAGIVGGLVFSKLFLMLGTQALEMKELSMYFPGKALGITLLSFFALFLAISLMTSVMVRQSKALEMLQGTSRPKKEPKASVWLALLSVAAYAGGFYMLRKGVGPDEANLLVTLLLDMIGTYFFYTQISVFVTRFLKRKRSFSWRGLNLLWVSELTYKIKDYARMFFMITIVTAITCTAAGAVLALNKQMETVYKEDPFAFSFYPLADATGEREMARLEQELKQAGIHFEKVGFKQIHVEINESDSPMILIRQSDYERLPRSLSLPQVTLQPGEVLLIHSTLAKHKLPDLTALTLKEPEGMAFTKKDETTKTLFGSQHAAVVTDADFRLVMQKLPPVKTEQYYGYLVPEWSNRTVPAKDSAEVRLGTKLDGMNKDRLREGKADGVVVSRASNFVNLKQVTRIMIFVGLFIAAIFSVFTASFLYFKLFNDLQQDQRHYHSLSKIGLSEKEMKRSATIQIALLFYIPLIFAALQTLVGLWGLASLFYFPTNMIMVGFTAIGAYLILYTIYFVMVRSRFLSQLKRVMV; this is translated from the coding sequence ATGACCTTTCTTCAGTTCGCTTTTAACAATGTTTATCGGAATTCCCGCGCCTATGTCGCTTACTTTTTGAGCAGTTCCTTCGCCGTAATGATTTTTTTCACCTATCTGGTATTTATCTTCCACCCGGATATTGTCAACAGCGAAATGGGCGCGCTGACGAAGGCGGCGATGACCGCTGCCTCTTATATCACCTTTGTGTTTTCATTCCTGTTTGTATTGTATTCGATCGGCGCTTTTTTAAAGGTGCGAATGAAGGAATTCGGCATTTTGACGGTTCTGGGGGCCGCCGGCAGGCAATTGAACCGCCTGATTTTTCTTGAAAACATGATCATCGGAACCGCTGCGGTTGTGGCTGGAATCGTCGGAGGTCTCGTCTTTTCCAAGCTGTTTCTCATGCTGGGAACCCAAGCGTTGGAAATGAAGGAGCTGTCCATGTATTTCCCGGGAAAGGCTTTGGGCATCACCCTTTTATCCTTTTTCGCCCTGTTTCTGGCAATCTCCCTGATGACCTCCGTCATGGTCCGGCAAAGCAAGGCGCTGGAGATGTTGCAAGGCACTAGCAGGCCGAAAAAGGAACCCAAGGCTTCCGTCTGGCTGGCGCTTTTGTCCGTTGCGGCTTATGCCGGCGGCTTCTACATGCTCCGGAAGGGAGTGGGTCCCGATGAAGCCAATCTGCTTGTCACCCTGCTGTTGGACATGATTGGAACCTATTTCTTCTACACCCAGATCAGCGTTTTTGTCACCCGCTTTTTGAAGAGGAAGCGTTCCTTTTCCTGGCGGGGGTTGAATCTGTTATGGGTGTCGGAGCTGACCTACAAGATCAAGGATTATGCGCGCATGTTCTTCATGATTACCATCGTGACGGCCATCACCTGCACGGCAGCCGGCGCCGTGCTGGCCTTGAACAAGCAGATGGAAACCGTGTACAAAGAAGACCCCTTCGCCTTCAGTTTCTATCCGCTGGCGGATGCGACGGGCGAAAGAGAGATGGCCCGGCTTGAACAGGAATTGAAGCAGGCGGGGATCCATTTTGAAAAGGTGGGATTTAAGCAGATCCACGTCGAAATCAACGAGTCCGACAGTCCGATGATCCTGATCAGGCAGTCCGATTATGAACGATTGCCGCGATCCCTTTCATTGCCGCAGGTGACCCTGCAACCGGGAGAGGTTTTGTTGATCCATTCAACGCTGGCGAAGCACAAATTGCCGGACCTCACCGCGTTGACCCTGAAGGAACCGGAGGGCATGGCATTCACCAAGAAAGATGAAACGACAAAAACGCTCTTTGGCAGTCAACATGCGGCGGTGGTGACCGACGCGGATTTTAGGCTGGTCATGCAGAAATTGCCGCCGGTTAAAACGGAACAGTATTACGGGTATCTCGTTCCGGAATGGTCCAACCGCACCGTTCCCGCGAAGGATTCCGCCGAAGTCCGGTTGGGAACGAAGTTGGACGGGATGAACAAGGATCGGCTCCGGGAAGGAAAAGCGGATGGTGTCGTCGTATCCCGCGCCAGCAACTTTGTGAATCTGAAACAGGTAACCCGCATCATGATCTTCGTGGGTCTGTTCATTGCGGCCATCTTTTCCGTGTTCACAGCCAGCTTCCTCTACTTCAAACTGTTTAATGACTTGCAGCAGGATCAGCGCCATTACCACAGCCTGTCGAAAATCGGTCTGAGTGAAAAGGAGATGAAACGGAGCGCAACCATCCAAATTGCCCTCCTCTTTTACATCCCCTTGATCTTTGCTGCACTTCAGACGCTGGTGGGGCTCTGGGGGCTCGCATCGCTGTTCTACTTCCCGACCAACATGATCATGGTCGGATTTACGGCGATCGGAGCGTATCTGATCCTTTACACCATCTACTTTGTGATGGTCCGTTCCCGCTTCCTGTCGCAACTGAAACGGGTGATGGTGTAA
- a CDS encoding ABC transporter ATP-binding protein → MLKVKQLSKIYPGKVPTRALSNINLTIEKGEFVGIMGPSGSGKTTLLNMVSTIDTPSSGEVLINGQNPHRMKKNQLARFRRRHLGFVFQDFNLLDTLTIGENIVLPLTLDRKSVKEMERKLMETAGKLGIEDILNKRTYEVSGGQRQRAAIARAIIHSPSLLLADEPTGSLDSKSSRTVMETFEKINKTDGTTTMLVTHDPLAASYCDRVLFIKDGELYNEIRRGENRQLFFQKIIDMLSFLGGNAHDLSSVRF, encoded by the coding sequence ATGCTGAAGGTGAAACAATTGAGCAAGATTTACCCGGGGAAAGTGCCGACGCGCGCCTTGTCCAATATCAATCTGACGATCGAAAAAGGAGAATTTGTGGGGATCATGGGACCTTCCGGGAGCGGGAAAACCACGCTTCTCAACATGGTGTCGACGATCGACACGCCCAGTTCGGGGGAAGTTTTGATCAACGGCCAAAACCCGCACCGCATGAAAAAAAATCAGTTGGCGCGTTTCCGGCGCCGCCACCTGGGGTTTGTCTTTCAGGATTTCAATCTCTTGGACACGCTGACGATCGGGGAGAATATCGTGCTGCCTCTCACCCTCGATCGAAAGAGCGTCAAGGAAATGGAACGGAAGCTGATGGAAACGGCCGGGAAGCTGGGGATCGAGGACATCCTGAACAAGCGAACCTATGAGGTGTCCGGCGGGCAGCGCCAGCGAGCGGCGATCGCGCGGGCCATCATCCACTCGCCGTCTCTGCTTTTGGCCGATGAACCGACCGGCTCCCTCGATTCAAAATCTTCCCGGACCGTCATGGAGACCTTTGAAAAAATCAATAAAACCGATGGTACGACCACGATGTTGGTCACCCATGACCCGCTGGCCGCCAGTTACTGTGACCGGGTGCTCTTTATCAAGGACGGGGAGTTGTACAACGAAATCCGCCGCGGCGAAAACCGGCAATTGTTCTTCCAAAAGATCATAGACATGCTGTCGTTCTTGGGAGGGAACGCCCATGACCTTTCTTCAGTTCGCTTTTAA
- a CDS encoding sensor histidine kinase, translating to MNLFWREQTPLFIFYLIQLSLFPLIYWLEGYKEWSAPLYSAFLSFFLLVCYLVYRYASHRSFYRCLTRDADSLESTLQKTGNAPLPKAFDQYVEKQFQLYNREIIQYKNRIEDHINFITQWVHQMKTPISVIHLTVQGEENPKFRSIQDELDRLRKGLEMVLYASRLNRFEQDFLVEPIKLAQLVQQAISENRRPFIGNQVYPELLVPENLFVYSDEKWLLFVLNQLITNAVRYSAGKGKKIAFYADRQGEKAFLEVRDEGIGIPKQDLHRVFEPYFTGQRGREFRESTGMGLYLVRKICDQLGHQVELESEEGVGTTVRIFFRQSPSHLTPS from the coding sequence ATGAACCTGTTCTGGAGGGAACAAACGCCCTTATTCATTTTTTATCTGATCCAATTGAGTCTGTTTCCCCTCATCTATTGGCTGGAGGGCTACAAAGAATGGTCGGCCCCGCTGTATTCCGCGTTTCTGAGTTTTTTTCTGCTGGTTTGTTATCTGGTATATCGCTATGCCAGTCATCGCTCCTTTTACCGCTGCCTGACACGCGACGCCGATTCCCTGGAGAGCACGCTGCAAAAAACCGGAAACGCTCCGCTCCCCAAAGCCTTTGACCAGTACGTGGAGAAGCAATTTCAGCTATACAACAGGGAAATCATCCAATATAAAAATCGAATCGAAGACCACATCAACTTTATCACGCAATGGGTCCATCAGATGAAGACGCCGATCTCCGTCATTCATTTGACGGTTCAGGGGGAAGAAAACCCCAAATTCCGCAGCATCCAGGACGAACTGGACCGTTTGCGCAAAGGGTTGGAGATGGTGTTGTATGCTTCCCGCCTGAACCGGTTTGAACAGGATTTTCTCGTGGAGCCGATCAAACTGGCTCAACTCGTGCAACAGGCCATTTCGGAAAACCGCCGCCCCTTTATCGGCAACCAGGTGTATCCCGAATTGCTCGTTCCGGAAAACCTGTTCGTTTATTCCGATGAAAAATGGCTATTGTTTGTTCTTAATCAACTGATTACCAATGCCGTCCGTTATTCCGCCGGAAAAGGGAAAAAAATTGCGTTCTATGCGGATCGTCAAGGTGAAAAGGCCTTCCTGGAGGTGCGAGACGAGGGAATCGGAATTCCCAAACAGGATTTGCATCGTGTATTCGAACCTTATTTTACGGGGCAACGGGGAAGGGAATTCCGGGAATCAACGGGAATGGGGCTGTACCTCGTACGCAAGATATGCGATCAGCTGGGGCATCAGGTGGAGTTGGAATCAGAAGAAGGCGTCGGAACGACCGTACGCATTTTTTTTCGCCAATCCCCTTCGCATCTTACTCCATCGTAA
- a CDS encoding response regulator transcription factor, with translation MATILIVEDDAKISQLLKDHIEKYGHKAVIATDFSQVLEQFKQVAPDLVLMDVNLPKYDGFYWCRQIRSVSTCPILFISARDGKMDQVMALENGADDYITKPFHYEVVMAKIRSSLRRAYGAYAKQVERVVKVDDLALYPERLELGFKEKKVALTHKETILLETLMENPMRVVSRDRLLEKLWSDQHFIDDNTLNVYVTRVRKKLGELGIPCAIETVRGVGYMLKCVWRENT, from the coding sequence ATGGCGACAATCCTGATCGTTGAAGATGATGCGAAGATCAGCCAATTGTTGAAGGACCACATTGAAAAATACGGGCACAAGGCAGTCATCGCCACGGACTTTTCACAAGTGCTGGAGCAATTTAAACAGGTTGCCCCGGATCTGGTGTTGATGGACGTCAATCTGCCCAAATACGACGGTTTCTATTGGTGTCGACAAATCCGCTCGGTATCCACCTGCCCCATTCTGTTCATATCGGCCCGGGATGGAAAGATGGATCAGGTGATGGCTCTTGAAAACGGTGCGGATGATTACATCACGAAACCCTTTCACTATGAAGTGGTGATGGCCAAAATCAGGAGCAGCCTGCGCCGGGCGTATGGAGCCTATGCAAAACAGGTTGAGCGTGTGGTGAAAGTGGATGACCTCGCCTTGTATCCCGAGCGGTTGGAATTGGGCTTTAAGGAAAAGAAAGTGGCGTTGACTCATAAAGAAACCATCTTGCTTGAGACCTTGATGGAGAATCCCATGCGGGTTGTGAGCCGCGATCGGCTGTTGGAAAAGTTGTGGAGCGATCAACATTTTATCGATGACAACACGTTGAACGTATATGTGACCCGGGTTCGAAAAAAACTGGGCGAACTGGGGATCCCTTGCGCGATTGAAACAGTAAGGGGCGTGGGTTACATGTTGAAGTGTGTATGGAGGGAAAACACATGA
- a CDS encoding NEW3 domain-containing protein: MRRNGKAMLAMLLAVVLSFSLGLPPLGAEAGGKEDPALWQAVRTLSTIVSFMNTGAHPDDEQSALLAWLSLGQGVRTSSVIANRGEGGQNEIGDELGNGLGIIRSRELQEASRVTDVDLFLLSRKLDDPIYDFGFSKSPEETLEKWGEEVVYERLIRLIRQERPDILMPSFRDVPSQHGHHRAVAQLTLRAFADAANPKVFPQHLREGLTPWQVKKLYLPGEEGKETLRFNIGTVDPVYGKTYPQLGEESRKLHKSQGMGRDLPVEDYFVSLELVKSSVGDIKREKSLFDGLPVTLADYAADLPQGGLKKRLVRLQSRLDGVIGAYPDRREVTKRVQQALKETRQIIRLTEKSGLPDSAKEDLLFRLRVKERQLLEASAVASRVDVAVKATPSVLTRGSNGNVVVTVDNGGEDALTHLKVDLKVPGDWRVKRGSLPRTIQPGESRNIAFEVKVPEDASFFDPYAPPVVRAEVSYKLRGETVTRAAVPQPTQQTVAVLPDWGMRLLPEAMVLNTKKPGERLSVTVEVTNYRNGPSSGRIRPRLPEGWRAEPASEQLAFSTRGETKRVTFTLEPGSAVQPGAYTVPVEAVVDGRSQSLQVQPIHYDHIGTSYWMRPAELRVQAFPLELVPGLKVGYVDSGFDQVGDALRQVGVDVTFLDEEDLASGDLGQYDAIVVGIRAYLSRSDLLEHNGRLLEYVKGGGHVVMQYHKPEDNWSPELAPYPLQPGSPSIKWRVTDENAPVTFLKPDHPLLNAPNAITPEDFDGWVQERGLYFPSEWDSAYEPLLSMADPGEEPFTGGLLVADYGEGSYIYTSLVWYRQIQSQVPGGYRMFVNLISYPRVR; this comes from the coding sequence ATGAGAAGGAACGGCAAGGCGATGTTGGCGATGCTGTTGGCGGTTGTTCTGTCCTTTTCCCTGGGGCTTCCCCCCTTGGGGGCCGAGGCCGGCGGGAAAGAGGATCCGGCCCTGTGGCAGGCGGTTCGAACACTGTCCACGATCGTCAGTTTTATGAATACGGGGGCTCATCCCGATGACGAGCAAAGCGCACTGCTGGCCTGGCTGTCCCTCGGGCAGGGGGTTCGCACCTCCAGCGTGATCGCCAATCGGGGGGAGGGAGGGCAAAACGAGATCGGCGACGAGCTGGGGAACGGACTGGGCATTATCCGCAGCCGCGAGTTGCAGGAAGCATCCAGGGTGACGGATGTGGATCTCTTCCTCCTCAGCCGGAAGCTGGACGACCCCATCTATGACTTCGGCTTTTCCAAGTCTCCGGAGGAGACGCTGGAGAAGTGGGGAGAAGAGGTGGTGTATGAACGGCTGATCCGCCTGATCCGGCAGGAGCGGCCGGATATCCTGATGCCCTCCTTTCGGGATGTGCCGTCACAGCACGGACACCACCGGGCGGTGGCGCAGCTGACCCTCCGCGCCTTCGCCGATGCCGCGAATCCCAAGGTGTTTCCGCAGCATCTGCGGGAGGGCCTCACCCCCTGGCAGGTGAAAAAATTGTACCTCCCGGGGGAAGAAGGGAAGGAAACGCTTCGATTCAACATCGGCACGGTGGACCCGGTGTACGGGAAGACCTATCCCCAGCTGGGAGAAGAGTCCCGCAAGCTGCACAAAAGCCAGGGGATGGGACGCGACCTGCCGGTGGAGGATTACTTCGTGTCGCTGGAACTGGTGAAGTCGTCGGTCGGAGATATCAAGCGGGAGAAATCCCTTTTTGACGGGTTGCCGGTGACCCTTGCCGACTATGCCGCCGACCTGCCTCAGGGCGGGTTGAAGAAGCGGCTCGTCCGGTTGCAGAGCCGGTTGGACGGGGTGATCGGCGCGTATCCGGATCGCCGCGAAGTGACGAAAAGGGTGCAACAGGCACTGAAGGAAACCCGGCAAATAATCCGTCTGACCGAGAAAAGCGGTTTGCCGGATTCGGCGAAAGAGGATCTGCTGTTTCGTCTCCGGGTGAAGGAGCGGCAGCTGTTGGAAGCGAGTGCCGTCGCCTCCCGGGTTGACGTGGCGGTGAAGGCAACCCCTTCGGTGTTGACGCGGGGGTCTAACGGGAACGTTGTCGTGACGGTTGACAACGGGGGCGAAGATGCCTTGACTCATCTGAAGGTTGACCTGAAGGTTCCCGGTGATTGGCGGGTGAAGCGGGGATCCCTTCCGCGGACGATTCAGCCGGGAGAAAGCCGGAATATCGCCTTTGAGGTGAAAGTGCCGGAGGATGCTTCCTTCTTCGATCCCTATGCGCCCCCCGTCGTTCGGGCGGAGGTCTCCTACAAGCTTCGGGGGGAAACCGTGACGCGCGCCGCCGTTCCTCAGCCGACGCAGCAGACCGTCGCCGTCCTTCCCGATTGGGGGATGCGTTTGCTGCCGGAGGCCATGGTTCTGAACACGAAAAAGCCGGGAGAGCGGCTCTCCGTGACGGTGGAGGTGACCAATTATCGGAACGGTCCCTCCTCCGGAAGGATCCGGCCGCGTCTTCCCGAGGGATGGCGGGCGGAACCGGCGTCCGAACAGCTGGCGTTTTCAACCCGGGGAGAAACGAAGCGCGTCACCTTTACACTGGAGCCCGGCTCGGCCGTCCAGCCGGGTGCTTACACCGTCCCCGTGGAAGCGGTGGTGGACGGACGTTCTCAATCGTTGCAGGTGCAGCCGATCCACTATGATCACATCGGAACGAGCTATTGGATGAGGCCGGCGGAGCTCCGCGTCCAGGCCTTCCCCCTCGAGCTGGTTCCGGGGCTGAAGGTGGGTTATGTGGACAGCGGCTTTGATCAGGTAGGCGATGCGCTGCGTCAGGTGGGTGTCGATGTCACCTTCCTGGATGAGGAGGACCTGGCATCCGGCGATCTCGGGCAATATGACGCCATTGTGGTCGGAATCCGCGCCTATCTTTCCCGCTCCGATCTGCTGGAGCACAACGGCCGACTGCTGGAATACGTCAAAGGCGGCGGTCACGTGGTGATGCAGTATCACAAACCCGAGGACAACTGGAGTCCCGAACTGGCTCCCTATCCCCTCCAACCGGGCAGTCCCTCCATCAAATGGCGGGTGACCGACGAAAACGCCCCGGTGACGTTCCTCAAGCCGGATCATCCGCTGCTGAACGCGCCGAACGCCATCACACCGGAGGATTTCGACGGGTGGGTTCAGGAGCGCGGGCTGTATTTCCCCTCCGAGTGGGATTCCGCCTATGAGCCCCTCCTGTCCATGGCCGATCCCGGGGAGGAGCCCTTCACCGGCGGTTTGCTGGTGGCCGACTACGGAGAGGGGTCGTACATTTACACCAGCCTGGTCTGGTACCGCCAGATCCAAAGCCAGGTGCCCGGCGGATACCGGATGTTTGTCAACCTGATCAGCTATCCGCGGGTCCGGTGA
- a CDS encoding DMT family transporter → MKQVLDRLWNNPYLLLTSSALFWGSNFVLGRVMVETIPPLHLSLFRWTIGLLALWPFARSQLKGAKALWRTYRAPLFWMAMTGVVGFNALTYLAVQFTSSISASLFNSVAPVFIMLLSYFFLREKIRPVQVAGVFISLIGVVWIVSRGDWEVLVSLKFNAGDLIMIVAVLSWAIYSILSKRFGTVAGEKGTFWILMAVGLPFSLLLGAVEEIYRPLPWSEVSPLEWLCVLYLGIFPAVVAFLCWSRGIQLVGPAKSGVFLHLIMPFAVIIALFFGETPTLAQGVGAAFVLLGVLMASNPPRKGVTRHLEK, encoded by the coding sequence ATGAAACAGGTGCTGGATAGGCTCTGGAACAACCCTTACCTTCTCCTCACTTCGTCGGCGCTCTTTTGGGGGAGCAATTTCGTGCTCGGCCGAGTGATGGTGGAGACGATCCCGCCCCTGCACTTGTCCCTCTTTCGGTGGACCATCGGATTGCTCGCCCTCTGGCCCTTTGCCCGCAGCCAGCTGAAGGGAGCGAAAGCCCTCTGGCGAACGTATCGGGCGCCCCTTTTCTGGATGGCGATGACCGGTGTGGTGGGCTTCAACGCCCTCACTTATCTGGCGGTCCAATTCACTTCTTCCATCAGCGCCTCCCTGTTCAATTCCGTTGCCCCTGTTTTCATCATGCTGCTCTCCTATTTCTTCCTGCGGGAGAAGATCCGGCCCGTCCAGGTCGCGGGGGTCTTCATCTCGCTGATCGGCGTCGTCTGGATCGTTTCCCGTGGAGACTGGGAAGTGCTGGTTTCCCTGAAGTTCAACGCGGGCGATCTGATCATGATCGTGGCCGTTCTCTCCTGGGCGATCTATTCCATCCTGTCCAAGCGTTTCGGAACCGTTGCCGGAGAAAAGGGCACCTTCTGGATCCTGATGGCCGTGGGCCTTCCCTTTTCGCTTTTGCTCGGCGCGGTGGAGGAAATCTACCGTCCCCTTCCCTGGTCGGAAGTGTCCCCGCTCGAGTGGCTCTGCGTCCTTTATCTCGGCATCTTTCCCGCCGTTGTCGCTTTCCTGTGTTGGTCGCGGGGCATTCAGCTCGTCGGTCCGGCCAAATCGGGGGTGTTTCTCCATCTCATCATGCCCTTTGCGGTGATTATCGCGCTCTTTTTCGGGGAAACGCCCACGCTGGCCCAGGGGGTGGGCGCGGCCTTTGTGCTGCTCGGTGTCCTGATGGCTTCCAATCCGCCCCGTAAGGGCGTGACTCGTCATCTCGAGAAATGA
- a CDS encoding MOSC domain-containing protein — MKPIGEIKEIIRYPVKSFQGERVQRTRVLKGGLYGDRSHAFLDESRPGNFLTITQCPEMARYRARFRGEESPDRYPPVEVTAPEGRVYRFGDDELQRRIEGLAKRKVSPVMHDPNGGPNRAIEEAPVLIVTDASLRELGKWRRREVALERFRPNLLISLHDPVPFAEDDWVGRTLKAGGVELAVNRPCERCMIVTVDPKDASRDPSLLRTLVNERDNCFGVYAAVIRPGEVEVGQQVFLTGS, encoded by the coding sequence ATGAAACCGATCGGGGAAATCAAGGAGATCATCCGGTACCCGGTTAAATCGTTCCAAGGGGAGCGGGTTCAAAGGACCCGGGTGTTGAAAGGAGGTCTCTACGGGGACCGGAGCCATGCCTTTCTGGATGAATCGAGGCCGGGCAACTTTCTCACGATTACCCAATGCCCCGAAATGGCCCGGTATCGGGCGCGGTTTCGGGGGGAGGAGTCGCCGGACCGCTATCCGCCCGTGGAAGTGACGGCTCCCGAAGGCCGGGTTTACCGCTTTGGCGATGACGAACTTCAGCGCCGCATCGAAGGGTTGGCCAAACGGAAGGTTTCGCCCGTGATGCACGATCCCAACGGCGGGCCGAACCGGGCGATCGAGGAAGCGCCGGTTCTGATCGTCACCGATGCCTCCCTCCGGGAACTCGGGAAGTGGCGGAGGCGGGAGGTCGCTTTGGAGCGGTTCCGCCCCAATCTGCTGATCTCCCTGCATGACCCGGTACCCTTTGCCGAGGATGACTGGGTCGGTCGAACGTTGAAAGCGGGCGGGGTGGAGTTGGCGGTCAACAGGCCCTGTGAGCGCTGCATGATCGTCACCGTCGACCCGAAGGATGCAAGCCGTGATCCGTCGTTGCTCAGGACGCTGGTAAATGAAAGGGACAACTGTTTCGGAGTTTACGCCGCGGTGATCCGACCCGGTGAGGTGGAGGTCGGGCAGCAGGTATTCCTGACCGGGTCCTGA